In Oceaniferula marina, the following proteins share a genomic window:
- a CDS encoding PEP-CTERM sorting domain-containing protein (PEP-CTERM proteins occur, often in large numbers, in the proteomes of bacteria that also encode an exosortase, a predicted intramembrane cysteine proteinase. The presence of a PEP-CTERM domain at a protein's C-terminus predicts cleavage within the sorting domain, followed by covalent anchoring to some some component of the (usually Gram-negative) cell surface. Many PEP-CTERM proteins exhibit an unusual sequence composition that includes large numbers of potential glycosylation sites. Expression of one such protein has been shown restore the ability of a bacterium to form floc, a type of biofilm.) yields MKKKLIITTTLLGYTIASQAAVIAVIDGGGPAGGDTTHSTIVDKSTGGDSMGAITGNFTSSAAGWQTGDSVYWNNTEWDFDPVAGKTATWTFSNMTTGTQWDVFATWREQSNRSSAVPYTIQGGASIFVNQELSPTDDLVLNDGTDGKSDYNFQKIGIATVDTDGNIVITLSSVADTGADEGDWSIVDAVAIQATAVPEPGSSALLGLGGLALTLRRRK; encoded by the coding sequence ATGAAAAAGAAATTAATCATAACGACCACACTCCTTGGGTATACAATAGCCTCCCAAGCAGCAGTGATAGCCGTCATCGACGGAGGCGGTCCGGCAGGGGGTGATACTACACACTCTACAATCGTCGACAAAAGTACTGGTGGTGATTCCATGGGTGCGATCACAGGAAACTTTACTTCCTCGGCTGCAGGATGGCAAACGGGCGACTCAGTCTATTGGAATAACACCGAATGGGACTTTGATCCTGTCGCTGGCAAAACGGCAACATGGACATTTTCCAACATGACAACAGGCACCCAATGGGATGTATTCGCTACGTGGAGAGAGCAAAGTAATCGATCGTCTGCAGTGCCATACACGATCCAGGGAGGCGCTTCCATTTTTGTCAATCAAGAGCTTAGCCCAACAGATGATCTGGTGCTGAACGATGGTACAGACGGAAAAAGTGACTACAACTTCCAGAAAATTGGTATTGCCACGGTTGATACTGACGGCAACATCGTTATTACATTAAGCAGCGTAGCCGACACGGGTGCCGACGAGGGAGATTGGTCAATCGTTGATGCTGTCGCCATCCAAGCCACAGCCGTTCCCGAACCTGGCTCATCAGCACTACTCGGTCTCGGTGGACTTGCTCTGACCCTGCGCCGCAGGAAGTAG
- a CDS encoding lamin tail domain-containing protein, translating to MRFFSSISLIAQLGIYLGCPGSTTAGSNDIVINEIHYDPADKTKPAEFIELFNRGSVTVDLTNWQFSNGVDFTFPAIDIAPGGFVVIAQNPTTLLAEYGASALGPWSGKLSNSGEKITLRDSVGLVIDTVDYGVHFPWPTAANGDGASMELIHPSLDNNLAGSWRSYSTGDSVPEVMFLSAGDTAWRYRKGTSYPSNDTSGRQWFEHGYDETTDGLWLTGQTPIGYGDGDDATTLNDMRNSYQSIFLRHEFTIGVGQTIPSTLLLRAYYDDGCVVYINGQEVKRFSMPDGAIPFPPGNFSYDHESAWEESLLTAASAYLQQGTNTIAVQVLNGTIGSSDLSIDLELKTPAPGSISSGVPTPGAVNTAYSTITPPQIRQVDHFPEQPLSTDTVTITAKITDPDGVASVDLDYQIVDPGNYIRLSDVSYENSWATLTMFDDGTNGDILAGDSIFTVMIPASVQVHRRMIRYRIRATDTANHQIQVPYQDDPQPNFAYFCYDGVPSWQGTNQPGVSSVQTFSKGLLETIPVYHLIANSSDITNSQYSSSFRNTQFEGTLIYDGRVYDHVRFNIRGQFSTYVTGKNKWRLRFNRGHYFQARDNYGKKYESRWKDMKVNGGTAPWAHANRGMGGIDECVSYRLFELAGIPSSRTSYFHFRVVDDASEANPSDQYNGDFWGLYFSVEVPDGRFLDDRNLPDGNVYKLESPLLQDNQGADEPLGPSDGNTLRNNLNTSQSQQWWRDNVDHLSYARYKAVAEVMAHYDQRDGQQGYYYHNPDTDKWVFMPWDLDTVLTPTHKYYTWDRFRLCLTPSYPLNYLEGKNEQREMLDLLFNPKAVDTVLNEFIDIVNPPGDPLTWADADQHVWNYHTKSKHKGYYNRLTATANPGGATYTRTILSADHEGQMDFTRKFMSAGGHGYDNLLAEAADINIPNQPTISYTGATGFPITDLRFQSTAFTDPNGNGSFAAMEWRLGEVADPLALNYNPLKAPPHEIDAIWESGELTSFDSEVVIPPSVIATGSTYRARVRHQDTSGRWSHWSDPIEFNVSSPDLSTYRNSLVISEIMYKPTGGGDLEFIEIMNVGSATLDLSPVSFTAGIQFSFADSSITSIAPGEYVLVVKNKAAFEAEYGNSLPIAGETTSGLSNDGERITLSFGADDPIQDFVYNDVPPWPTSPDSTGASLVLIHPQSLPDHSNAINWRASIQSGGNPGTSDSTPYTGGNLVDYALSSGPTTESIDGIRRLTYSQKLGHDDVEVAPQWSTNLEDWSETELTVIQQTPDPNGNPVYTWSLPDSPRGFVRLRITER from the coding sequence TTGCGCTTTTTTTCCTCCATCTCTCTAATAGCTCAGCTTGGCATTTACCTAGGATGCCCTGGCTCGACTACAGCGGGTTCGAATGACATCGTCATCAATGAGATCCACTACGACCCGGCGGATAAAACCAAACCCGCTGAATTCATCGAGCTCTTCAATCGAGGTTCCGTAACCGTGGATCTCACCAACTGGCAGTTCAGTAATGGGGTGGATTTTACATTTCCCGCCATAGACATTGCTCCGGGTGGTTTTGTGGTAATCGCCCAAAACCCCACGACCCTGCTCGCCGAGTATGGGGCCAGCGCTCTCGGACCATGGTCAGGAAAACTGAGCAACAGCGGAGAAAAAATCACCCTCAGGGATAGTGTGGGACTCGTCATCGACACCGTCGATTACGGCGTCCATTTTCCGTGGCCAACAGCTGCAAATGGCGATGGTGCATCGATGGAACTCATCCACCCCTCACTCGACAATAACTTAGCGGGATCCTGGCGCAGTTACAGCACCGGAGACTCTGTCCCCGAGGTTATGTTTCTCTCTGCTGGCGATACGGCATGGCGGTATCGGAAAGGAACCAGCTACCCGTCAAACGACACCAGTGGCAGACAATGGTTCGAACATGGATACGATGAAACCACCGATGGCCTCTGGCTCACCGGACAAACCCCCATCGGCTACGGTGACGGAGATGACGCAACGACACTCAACGATATGCGGAACAGCTATCAGAGCATTTTTCTTCGGCACGAGTTTACAATCGGAGTAGGACAAACCATCCCCTCAACACTGCTACTCAGAGCCTATTACGATGATGGCTGCGTAGTTTACATCAATGGTCAGGAGGTCAAGCGATTCTCCATGCCTGACGGAGCCATCCCATTTCCTCCGGGAAACTTTTCCTACGATCACGAAAGCGCTTGGGAAGAATCTCTGCTGACAGCAGCATCAGCCTATCTTCAACAAGGAACCAACACGATTGCCGTTCAAGTTCTCAACGGAACCATCGGCAGCAGCGACTTATCAATCGACCTTGAACTAAAAACTCCAGCACCTGGATCGATTTCTTCGGGAGTTCCTACCCCAGGCGCAGTCAACACTGCCTACTCCACCATCACACCTCCGCAGATCCGGCAGGTCGATCATTTCCCTGAACAGCCGCTATCGACGGATACCGTCACTATCACCGCCAAAATCACCGACCCCGATGGCGTTGCCTCCGTTGATCTCGATTACCAAATCGTCGATCCAGGAAACTATATCCGTCTGAGTGATGTTAGTTATGAAAATAGCTGGGCAACACTTACCATGTTCGATGATGGAACCAACGGTGACATCCTTGCGGGAGATTCCATTTTTACGGTCATGATTCCAGCCAGCGTGCAAGTGCACCGCAGGATGATCCGTTATCGCATCCGTGCGACAGACACTGCAAACCACCAGATCCAAGTTCCGTACCAAGATGACCCACAACCGAATTTTGCGTATTTTTGTTATGACGGGGTGCCGTCGTGGCAAGGAACCAACCAGCCCGGCGTAAGTTCAGTTCAGACATTCAGCAAGGGCCTTCTCGAGACCATCCCTGTCTATCATCTGATTGCCAACAGTTCCGACATCACCAACTCGCAATATAGCAGCTCCTTCCGCAACACCCAGTTCGAAGGAACCTTAATCTACGACGGCAGAGTCTATGACCATGTCCGCTTTAATATCCGAGGACAGTTTTCGACCTACGTCACAGGCAAAAATAAATGGCGCCTGAGATTCAACCGTGGCCATTATTTTCAAGCACGCGACAACTACGGCAAGAAATATGAAAGTCGCTGGAAAGACATGAAAGTCAATGGTGGCACAGCCCCATGGGCGCACGCCAATCGTGGCATGGGAGGAATCGACGAGTGTGTTTCCTATCGTTTATTTGAACTCGCGGGAATCCCCTCAAGCCGGACCAGCTACTTTCACTTCCGCGTGGTTGATGATGCCTCCGAAGCAAACCCATCTGATCAATACAACGGAGATTTTTGGGGTCTCTATTTCAGTGTCGAAGTTCCAGACGGCAGATTTCTTGATGATCGCAATTTGCCCGATGGCAATGTCTACAAGTTGGAATCTCCCCTACTCCAAGATAACCAGGGCGCGGATGAACCTCTCGGCCCAAGCGATGGCAACACCCTGCGTAACAACCTGAACACCTCCCAATCCCAGCAATGGTGGCGGGACAATGTCGATCACCTCAGTTATGCCCGATACAAAGCGGTCGCGGAAGTCATGGCGCACTATGATCAGCGCGATGGCCAACAAGGTTACTATTACCATAACCCGGACACCGACAAATGGGTCTTTATGCCCTGGGATCTCGATACCGTCTTAACACCAACCCACAAGTATTACACCTGGGATCGATTCAGACTATGCCTCACCCCCAGCTACCCGCTCAACTATCTCGAAGGAAAAAATGAACAGCGAGAGATGCTCGATCTTCTGTTCAACCCCAAAGCCGTCGATACGGTGCTTAATGAGTTTATCGACATCGTCAACCCGCCAGGAGACCCCTTGACCTGGGCGGATGCGGATCAACACGTTTGGAATTATCATACGAAGAGTAAACATAAAGGATACTACAACCGGCTCACGGCAACAGCGAATCCAGGAGGCGCCACTTACACACGGACCATTCTATCCGCCGATCATGAAGGCCAAATGGACTTCACCCGCAAATTCATGAGCGCAGGTGGTCACGGATACGACAACCTGTTAGCCGAGGCCGCCGACATCAACATCCCCAACCAACCAACCATCAGTTACACGGGAGCCACTGGATTCCCCATCACTGATCTGAGATTTCAAAGCACCGCGTTCACTGATCCTAACGGAAACGGGTCTTTTGCCGCCATGGAGTGGAGACTGGGAGAAGTTGCTGATCCACTAGCACTCAACTACAACCCACTGAAAGCGCCACCCCATGAAATCGACGCCATCTGGGAAAGCGGCGAACTAACAAGCTTCGACTCAGAAGTCGTCATCCCGCCATCCGTCATCGCCACGGGTAGCACCTACCGCGCCCGCGTGCGTCATCAAGATACCAGTGGTCGGTGGAGCCACTGGTCAGACCCGATTGAATTCAACGTTTCCAGTCCGGACCTTTCAACCTACCGCAACAGCTTGGTCATCAGCGAAATCATGTATAAACCAACCGGTGGTGGTGACCTTGAGTTCATTGAAATCATGAATGTCGGCAGTGCCACCCTCGATCTCAGCCCTGTCAGTTTCACCGCAGGCATCCAGTTTTCGTTTGCCGATTCAAGCATCACGAGTATCGCTCCGGGCGAATATGTTCTCGTGGTGAAAAATAAAGCAGCCTTCGAAGCGGAGTATGGTAACTCGCTACCGATTGCCGGAGAGACAACCAGCGGTCTGAGCAATGACGGCGAACGGATCACTCTCTCCTTCGGAGCTGACGACCCGATTCAGGATTTTGTTTACAACGACGTGCCACCCTGGCCAACGTCACCAGACAGCACTGGCGCCAGCCTTGTCTTAATCCACCCTCAAAGCCTACCCGACCACAGTAACGCAATCAATTGGCGCGCCAGCATCCAATCCGGTGGCAACCCTGGAACATCTGACAGCACGCCCTACACCGGAGGTAACCTTGTCGATTATGCCTTATCATCAGGTCCCACCACTGAGAGCATCGATGGCATACGCAGATTAACTTACAGTCAAAAACTAGGGCACGACGATGTTGAGGTTGCCCCACAGTGGTCAACCAACCTTGAGGATTGGAGCGAAACGGAACTTACCGTCATCCAACAGACACCTGATCCAAATGGTAACCCGGTCTACACCTGGTCCCTACCTGATTCACCGCGTGGGTTTGTTCGCTTACGAATCACCGAGCGATAA
- a CDS encoding SMP-30/gluconolactonase/LRE family protein — translation MQIHQTAFTTLPAPASQLGESGAWWKGAFYWVDILGKTIWKWDPQTQETCKRDVSSPIGTIHPIAEEQDQLIIALQHAICRFSFADGKTHHLTNLESDIPNNRANDGKCDPSGRFWVGTMDMDATPHCGNLYRMEKDHSLTRMVSNVSISNGIAWSNDTMYYIDTLTSIVEAFDYDNATGTISNRRPICKIPTDLGYPDGMNIDAEGKLWVALWGGSAVARIDPTPGKITDLYRLPTSQITNCTFGGDDLQDLYITTAKEGLSEEQLAAQPLAGKVFIIRTTAKGKRIPPKSLNAQNHEHQNL, via the coding sequence ATGCAAATTCACCAGACTGCGTTTACTACCCTACCAGCCCCTGCATCCCAACTAGGTGAATCCGGGGCGTGGTGGAAGGGCGCCTTTTACTGGGTGGATATTCTGGGCAAGACCATCTGGAAATGGGATCCTCAAACACAGGAAACCTGCAAGCGCGATGTCTCCTCACCCATTGGCACCATTCATCCTATTGCAGAGGAACAAGACCAATTGATCATTGCTCTACAACATGCTATTTGCCGGTTTTCCTTTGCCGATGGAAAAACGCACCATTTAACAAATCTAGAATCAGACATTCCCAACAATCGAGCTAATGATGGAAAATGTGACCCGTCAGGGCGTTTCTGGGTTGGCACGATGGATATGGATGCCACTCCACACTGTGGAAATCTTTACCGCATGGAGAAAGACCACTCACTCACACGGATGGTAAGTAATGTCTCTATTTCCAATGGAATAGCATGGTCAAACGACACCATGTATTACATCGATACCCTAACCTCCATAGTCGAGGCCTTTGACTACGACAACGCCACAGGAACAATCAGCAACCGCCGCCCGATCTGCAAAATTCCCACTGATCTTGGCTACCCTGATGGCATGAACATCGATGCAGAGGGTAAACTCTGGGTCGCTCTCTGGGGCGGCAGTGCCGTCGCCCGCATCGATCCCACACCCGGCAAAATCACCGATCTCTACCGCCTCCCCACCTCACAGATCACCAACTGCACCTTCGGAGGTGATGACCTGCAAGATCTCTACATAACAACAGCCAAAGAGGGTCTGAGCGAAGAACAATTAGCAGCTCAACCGCTGGCAGGTAAAGTCTTTATCATCCGCACAACAGCTAAAGGTAAACGTATTCCTCCAAAATCATTAAACGCACAAAATCATGAGCATCAAAATCTTTAA
- a CDS encoding PEP-CTERM sorting domain-containing protein (PEP-CTERM proteins occur, often in large numbers, in the proteomes of bacteria that also encode an exosortase, a predicted intramembrane cysteine proteinase. The presence of a PEP-CTERM domain at a protein's C-terminus predicts cleavage within the sorting domain, followed by covalent anchoring to some some component of the (usually Gram-negative) cell surface. Many PEP-CTERM proteins exhibit an unusual sequence composition that includes large numbers of potential glycosylation sites. Expression of one such protein has been shown restore the ability of a bacterium to form floc, a type of biofilm.), with amino-acid sequence MKHIIKLCMAVALLCGASALHAASVTINNHSFENGAGLPLPAPDWNNNTPDGWTKSGGGGMQASSPDPTGIDGSVYVFLEGGSASLTQNITASILGGAVNPGDIFTLTLAADNSNNSPTFDFDIQDGFGASLIGGPVTSSTLTTEFADYDVVGTVDTASSDIVLYIETNGPQVLIDNVRLDLVQVPEPSSTALLGLGGLALILRRRK; translated from the coding sequence ATGAAACATATCATAAAACTATGCATGGCGGTTGCTCTGCTATGTGGGGCCAGCGCCCTGCATGCGGCGTCGGTCACCATCAACAACCACTCGTTTGAAAACGGTGCCGGACTTCCTCTCCCAGCACCAGACTGGAACAATAACACACCCGATGGCTGGACCAAATCCGGCGGCGGTGGAATGCAAGCTAGTTCACCCGACCCAACAGGTATTGATGGAAGTGTGTATGTATTCTTAGAAGGCGGTTCAGCCAGTCTAACGCAAAACATCACGGCATCCATTCTAGGCGGAGCTGTCAATCCAGGCGACATCTTCACCTTAACACTAGCTGCAGACAACTCAAACAACTCACCCACTTTTGATTTTGATATTCAAGATGGATTTGGTGCGAGTTTGATTGGAGGACCAGTCACGTCTTCGACACTGACAACCGAATTTGCTGACTATGACGTGGTCGGAACGGTGGATACAGCATCCTCTGATATTGTTCTTTATATTGAAACCAACGGTCCACAGGTCCTCATTGATAACGTCAGACTTGACCTTGTTCAAGTTCCCGAGCCCAGCTCAACAGCCTTACTCGGCCTTGGTGGTCTTGCATTGATTCTGCGCCGAAGAAAATAA
- a CDS encoding LamG domain-containing protein, protein MPEPNANLLLKAPVHRWDDAIPLGNGLMGGLLWGEGETLRLSLDRGDLWDERTNGEKEWWKKYTWAKGAEMVRQGKSGEVNRWWDTPYNGVTPTKLPAGRLEIKLAPGTKMQAFELNLATAEGWVHMANRKKISAFFSADKHVAFIRIPGAAPESIMLLPSGSKRHAGSAGPSSGGAVTKLGYPAAKHETKGNVTWYIQDAMDGFQYCVCVQSKRVGNETLLALAVTSTTDAKNPLKLAQQRCIDALQKGYDAMIQPHLAWWHDFWQQSAVSIPEVDAHIRRQYYLVRYFHGAASRRGAPPMPLQGVWTADNGGLPPWKGDYHNDLNTQMTYIAYQMSGHFNEGLSYLDFLWDRKQLFEEFARDFYGTGGLACPGVMSLAGQPLGGWGQYSMSPTMSAWSAHLFYLHWRYTMDDAFLKKRAYPWSAGVGECMLGLLKPDENGVLVLPLSSSPEFFNASKRAWMKPNSNYDLMCLKMLFLSLQEMAESLNKTAEAQKWAKAAQQLGGYHVLDDGRLMLSANEPFPSSHRHMSHVMALHPFNLITADGGEGDNKIIEATVNDVEEKGTRAWTGYSFSWWSCLLARVGHAEAALRYLDIYTSAFVTRNGFHVNGDQTKSGYSNFTYRPFTLEGNFMAQQAVHEMMLQCWSSTPGKHDTEVIRIFPAMPWRWHDAAFRDLRVEGGHKVSAVRQNNATSWFAVTAGRDATVRIRDNFGNRTPQWNLPEVKKQGNSYVLAMKKGQVLEAEFKRTSNISSAPVDVAEKVIILSQHAIRSTKLPLRIGADSQGGSRFSGEMARVLVIDGVLSLEKIAQLAKPDASNKQQPESTVVAFDAGHIVPANIQGKVSEIATRGGPSGKALQFSGGYLEVPPSEKLHCHTGLTLSAWVKVDSKSGAARLIDKTAVGTSNGYLLDTWPSGRSLRLITREPALIAKDVLPIDTWCHVAATVDGETGKQILYLNGKVVAESK, encoded by the coding sequence ATGCCGGAGCCCAATGCGAACTTGCTGCTCAAAGCACCAGTACACCGATGGGACGATGCTATCCCCTTGGGCAATGGTCTGATGGGTGGTTTACTTTGGGGTGAAGGAGAAACATTACGCCTCTCTCTGGACCGTGGTGACTTATGGGATGAGCGAACAAATGGCGAAAAGGAATGGTGGAAAAAATACACATGGGCAAAAGGAGCTGAGATGGTCCGTCAAGGCAAGTCAGGTGAGGTGAACAGGTGGTGGGATACACCCTACAACGGAGTAACCCCGACAAAACTGCCAGCTGGTCGTTTGGAAATCAAACTAGCACCAGGCACCAAGATGCAAGCATTTGAGTTGAACTTGGCAACGGCAGAGGGTTGGGTTCACATGGCAAACAGAAAAAAAATCAGCGCGTTTTTCAGTGCTGATAAACACGTTGCCTTCATACGCATTCCAGGGGCGGCTCCAGAGTCGATCATGTTGCTGCCCTCGGGATCAAAACGCCATGCTGGCAGTGCAGGACCATCGAGTGGTGGTGCTGTGACAAAGTTAGGCTACCCTGCTGCAAAACATGAAACAAAAGGAAACGTCACCTGGTATATACAAGATGCAATGGATGGATTCCAATACTGCGTATGTGTGCAAAGCAAACGGGTTGGAAATGAAACATTGTTAGCACTGGCGGTAACCTCGACCACTGATGCTAAAAATCCGTTAAAGCTCGCACAACAACGTTGTATCGATGCCCTGCAAAAAGGTTACGATGCGATGATCCAGCCTCACTTAGCTTGGTGGCATGATTTTTGGCAACAATCAGCAGTGTCCATCCCCGAGGTAGATGCACACATTCGCCGTCAGTATTATTTAGTGCGCTATTTCCATGGCGCAGCATCACGCCGTGGGGCACCACCAATGCCATTACAGGGGGTCTGGACAGCCGATAACGGAGGACTACCGCCATGGAAAGGCGACTACCACAATGACTTGAACACGCAGATGACCTATATTGCCTATCAGATGTCGGGACACTTCAACGAGGGCCTAAGCTACCTGGATTTCCTATGGGATCGCAAACAGCTCTTCGAGGAATTTGCGCGGGATTTCTATGGTACAGGTGGACTTGCCTGCCCAGGGGTTATGTCGCTAGCAGGTCAACCGCTCGGTGGCTGGGGGCAGTATAGTATGTCGCCAACAATGAGTGCGTGGAGTGCACATCTATTCTATTTGCACTGGCGTTACACCATGGATGATGCATTTCTCAAAAAACGTGCCTACCCGTGGTCGGCTGGGGTCGGCGAGTGCATGTTGGGTTTACTCAAACCCGATGAAAATGGAGTTCTGGTACTTCCCTTGTCATCGTCACCAGAATTTTTCAACGCCAGCAAGCGCGCTTGGATGAAACCTAACAGCAATTACGACCTTATGTGCCTGAAGATGCTATTCCTATCGCTACAGGAAATGGCAGAATCGCTCAACAAAACAGCTGAAGCTCAGAAATGGGCAAAAGCTGCGCAGCAACTGGGTGGTTACCACGTGCTGGACGACGGTCGCTTGATGCTCAGTGCAAACGAGCCATTTCCTAGCAGCCACAGGCACATGTCGCATGTAATGGCACTACACCCATTCAACTTAATCACCGCTGACGGCGGCGAAGGGGACAACAAAATCATCGAAGCAACGGTAAACGATGTAGAGGAAAAAGGAACGCGAGCCTGGACAGGATATAGCTTTTCATGGTGGAGCTGTCTGCTGGCACGAGTCGGACACGCTGAAGCGGCGCTGCGTTATCTCGACATCTACACTTCGGCATTTGTCACGCGCAATGGTTTTCATGTCAACGGAGACCAAACCAAGAGTGGCTATTCTAACTTCACCTATCGCCCGTTTACGTTGGAAGGTAATTTCATGGCACAGCAGGCAGTGCACGAAATGATGTTGCAGTGCTGGAGTTCAACTCCAGGAAAACATGACACTGAGGTCATCCGCATATTCCCTGCCATGCCCTGGCGTTGGCACGATGCTGCATTCCGTGATCTAAGAGTAGAAGGAGGACACAAGGTCAGCGCTGTGCGCCAGAACAATGCCACAAGCTGGTTTGCCGTGACAGCGGGGCGCGATGCCACGGTACGCATCCGTGATAACTTTGGTAACAGGACTCCGCAGTGGAACTTACCCGAAGTAAAAAAACAAGGTAACAGCTACGTATTAGCAATGAAGAAAGGACAAGTGTTAGAGGCTGAATTCAAAAGAACATCGAATATTTCCTCTGCCCCTGTGGATGTTGCTGAGAAAGTCATTATTTTGAGTCAACATGCCATTCGCAGCACCAAACTACCACTGCGCATAGGTGCGGACAGCCAAGGAGGCTCACGGTTTTCTGGTGAGATGGCACGCGTATTGGTGATCGATGGGGTGCTAAGTTTAGAAAAAATCGCTCAGCTTGCCAAGCCAGATGCAAGCAACAAACAACAACCAGAATCAACCGTAGTGGCATTTGATGCTGGTCATATCGTACCAGCAAATATCCAAGGGAAGGTCTCCGAGATTGCCACGCGTGGAGGACCAAGCGGCAAAGCTCTCCAATTTTCTGGAGGTTACTTGGAAGTGCCTCCGTCGGAAAAATTACATTGCCATACCGGTCTTACACTCTCTGCTTGGGTAAAGGTTGATAGCAAAAGCGGTGCCGCCCGACTCATTGACAAAACGGCAGTAGGCACAAGCAACGGATACCTATTAGACACTTGGCCAAGCGGTCGGTCGCTGCGTTTGATTACACGTGAACCCGCCCTGATTGCCAAAGATGTTTTACCTATCGACACATGGTGCCACGTCGCGGCTACCGTCGATGGAGAAACAGGCAAACAGATACTTTATCTAAACGGCAAAGTCGTTGCCGAGAGCAAGTGA